From the Paenibacillus sp. MMS20-IR301 genome, the window TACGCTGATTTTTATTATGCAGATCGGTGCATCTGCAGCCGCGCGTGTGACACGGCGCAAGATCATGCCCGTCAAGGTTCCGCCGGGCAGTCCGATTGATGAACAGCTGAAGAGGCTGGTGGAGATGCTTCAGGGCAAGCCGCCGATGTGGCTGGCGAAGGTGCTGCGGGCCGAAGAAGAAAACGGGAGCGAAGGGGGAGACGCAGATGGAACCCATGGCTAATGAGAATGCTGCGCTACAGGAGCGTGAGTTTACAGGAACAGCGGCAATAAGACCCCGCAGCCGGAAAG encodes:
- the nifX gene encoding nitrogen fixation protein NifX → MKIAFATDDGNRVNAHFGQSPMFAVYNVTKAGAELIELRKLPAVLNQDEAGKIDSRLEAVGDCTLIFIMQIGASAAARVTRRKIMPVKVPPGSPIDEQLKRLVEMLQGKPPMWLAKVLRAEEENGSEGGDADGTHG